A portion of the Salminus brasiliensis chromosome 11, fSalBra1.hap2, whole genome shotgun sequence genome contains these proteins:
- the LOC140565132 gene encoding serine/threonine-protein kinase pim-1-like, which translates to MPPFLLGEVTRDIRRRKRRRQEEVTQQISQGTSEVPKTEAPAGKRRKVEVSRPTITTRRQWKALKPDTFSSLYITGEKLGEGGFGSVFEGTRVADGLQVAIKFVIKQADDEYVQCPVELKAMPIEVALMKRMSQPPISSIIKLIEWFDEPKLYILILERPDPCMDLNTLIAQCGGSFSEEIASQIMVQAVEAAKTCHKRGVLHRDIKLENFLFNMDTSELKLIDFGCGDWIKKSGYRDFSGTFQYCPPEFFLKGRYYASPATVWSLGVLLFRLVNGHLPFTEEQEIVEGPLCFREDLSNECCSLIRRCLQRNPAQRPKLHQILQHDWFQCSSPTQDQVMEGEQPPNPSEQRRQTV; encoded by the exons ATGCCCCCTTTCCTGTTGGGTGAAGTCACCAGAG ATATCAGACGtagaaagaggagaagacagGAGGAGGTTACCCAGCAGATTTCACAGGGAACATCCGAGGTACCCAAAACTGAAGCCCCGGCAGGGAAGAGAAGGAAGGTGGAAGTCAGCCGGCCCACGATAACCACGCGAAGACAGTGGAAAGCCTTGAAGCCAG ACACTTTTTCCTCTCTATATATCACTGGAGAGAAATTGGGCGAGGGAGGCTTTGGGTCCGTCTTCGAGGGAACCCGTGTTGCTGATGGCCTACAG GTGGCCATTAAATTTGTCATAAAACAGGCCGATGATGAATATGTCCAATGC CCTGTTGAGCTCAAGGCCATGCCAATAGAAGTGGCTCTAATGAAGAGGATGAGCCAGCCACCCATCAGCAGCATCATAAAGCTCATCGAGTGGTTTGATGAGCCTAAGCTCTACATCCTGATCCTGGAGCGCCCTGATCCTTGTATGGACTTGAACACCTTAATTGCCCAGTGCGGAGGTTCCTTCTCTGAGGAGATAGCCAGTCAGATTATGGTCCAGGCAGTGGAGGCAGCAAAAACATGCCACAAGCGAGGTGTCCTGCACAGGGACATCAAGCTGGAGAACTTCCTGTTCAATATGGACACCTCAGAGCTGAAACTGATCGACTTCGGCTGCGGGGACTGGATCAAGAAAAGTGGCTATCGTGatttttcag GCACCTTTCAGTACTGCCCTCCGGAGTTCTTTCTGAAGGGGAGGTACTACGCCAGTCCTGCAACAGTCTGGTCTCTGGGAGTCCTACTGTTCAGGCTGGTTAATGGACACCTGCCCTTCACAGAGGAGCAGGAAATCGTCGAGGGGCCCCTGTGCTTCAGAGAAGACCTATCCAATG AATGCTGCAGCCTGATTCGAAGGTGTCTGCAGCGAAACCCCGCCCAGAGGCCTAAGCTGCATCAGATCTTGCAGCATGACTGGTTCCAGTGCAGCTCTCCAACCCAGGATCAG GTGATGGAAGGAGAGCAGCCTCCAAACCCTTCAGAGCAGAGAAGACAAACCGTCTGA
- the LOC140565133 gene encoding serine/threonine-protein kinase pim-2-like, with amino-acid sequence MPPFLLGEVTRDIRRRKRRRQEEVTQQISQGTSEVPKPEAPAGKRRKVEVSRPTITTRRQRKALKPDTFSSLYITGEKLGEGGFGSVFEGTRVADGLQVAIKFVIKQADDEYVQCPVELKAVPIEVALMKRMSQPPISSIIKLIEWFDEPKLYILILERPDPCMDLNTLIALCGGSFSEEIASQIMVQAVEAARTCHKRGVLHRDIKLENFLFNMDTSELKLIDFGCGDWIKKSGYRDFSGTFQYCPPEFFLKGRYYASPATVWSLGVLLFRLVNGHLPFTEEQEIVEGPLCFREDLSNECCSLIRSCLQRNPAQRPKLHQILQHDWFQCSSPTQDQVMEGEQPPHPSEQRRQKTPDHRLHRESMPPPSSASAISFPPFGPNGHWHAALPEP; translated from the exons ATGCCCCCTTTCCTGTTGGGTGAAGTCACCAGAG ATATCAGACGtagaaagaggagaagacagGAGGAGGTTACCCAGCAGATTTCACAGGGAACATCCGAGGTACCCAAACCTGAAGCCCCGGCAGGGAAGAGAAGGAAGGTGGAAGTCAGCCGGCCCACGATAACCACGCGAAGACAGCGGAAAGCCTTGAAGCCAG ACACTTTTTCCTCTCTATATATCACTGGAGAGAAATTGGGCGAGGGAGGCTTTGGGTCCGTCTTCGAGGGAACCCGTGTTGCTGATGGCCTACAG GTGGCCATTAAATTTGTCATAAAACAGGCCGATGATGAATATGTCCAATGC CCTGTTGAGCTCAAGGCCGTGCCAATAGAAGTGGCTCTAATGAAGAGGATGAGCCAGCCACCCATCAGCAGCATCATAAAGCTCATCGAGTGGTTTGATGAGCCTAAGCTCTACATCCTGATCCTGGAGCGCCCTGATCCTTGTATGGACTTGAACACCTTAATTGCCCTGTGCGGAGGTTCCTTCTCTGAGGAGATAGCCAGTCAGATTATGGTCCAGGCAGTGGAGGCAGCAAGAACATGCCACAAGCGAGGTGTCCTGCACAGGGACATCAAGCTGGAGAACTTCCTGTTCAATATGGACACCTCAGAGCTGAAACTGATCGACTTCGGCTGTGGGGACTGGATCAAGAAAAGTGGCTATCGTGatttttcag GCACCTTTCAGTACTGCCCTCCGGAGTTCTTTCTGAAGGGGAGGTACTACGCCAGTCCTGCAACAGTCTGGTCTCTGGGAGTCCTACTGTTCAGGCTGGTTAATGGACACCTGCCCTTCACAGAGGAGCAGGAAATCGTCGAGGGGCCCCTGTGCTTCAGAGAAGACTTATCCAATG AATGCTGCAGCCTGATTCGAAGTTGCCTGCAGCGAAACCCCGCCCAGAGGCCTAAGCTGCATCAGATCTTGCAGCATGACTGGTTCCAGTGCAGCTCTCCAACCCAGGATCAG GTGATGGAAGGAGAGCAGCCTCCACACccttcagagcagaggagaCAAAAAACGCCTGACCATCGGCTTCATCGAGAG TCCATGCCTCCAccttcttctgcttcagctATTTCGTTCCCTCCCTTTGGCCCCAACGGCCACTGGCATGCTGCATTACCTGAGCCGTGA
- the LOC140565130 gene encoding serine/threonine-protein kinase pim-1-like, translating to MEQKSTATDIRRRKRRRQEEVTQQISQGTSEVPKTEAPAGKRRKVEVSRPTITTRRQRKALKPDTFSSLYITGEKLGEGGFGSVFEGTRVADGLQVAIKFVIKQADDEYVQCPVELKAVPIEVALMKRMSQPPISSIIKLIEWFDEPKLYILILERPDPCMDLNTLIAQCGGSFSEEIASQIMVQAVEAARTCHKRGVLHRDIKLENFLINMDTSELKLIDFGCGDWIKKSGYRDFSGTFQYCPPEFFLKGRYYASPATVWSLGVLLFRLVNGHLPFTKEQEIVEGPLCFREDLSNECCSLIRRCLQRNPTQRPKLHQILQHDWFQRDGRRAASKPFRAEETNRLTIGFIER from the exons ATGGAGCAGAAGTCTACAGCTACAG ATATCAGACGtagaaagaggagaagacagGAGGAGGTTACCCAGCAGATTTCACAGGGAACATCCGAGGTGCCCAAAACTGAAGCCCCGGCAGGGAAGAGAAGGAAGGTGGAAGTCAGCCGGCCCACGATAACCACGCGAAGACAGCGGAAAGCCTTGAAGCCAG ACACTTTTTCCTCTCTATATATCACTGGAGAGAAATTGGGCGAGGGAGGCTTTGGGTCCGTCTTCGAGGGAACCCGTGTTGCTGATGGCCTACAG GTGGCCATTAAATTTGTCATAAAACAGGCCGATGATGAATATGTCCAATGC CCTGTTGAGCTCAAGGCCGTGCCAATAGAAGTGGCTCTAATGAAGAGGATGAGCCAGCCACCCATCAGCAGCATCATAAAGCTCATCGAGTGGTTTGATGAGCCTAAGCTCTACATCCTGATCCTGGAGCGCCCTGATCCTTGTATGGACTTGAACACCTTAATTGCCCAGTGCGGAGGTTCCTTCTCTGAGGAGATAGCCAGTCAGATTATGGTCCAGGCAGTGGAGGCAGCGAGAACATGCCACAAGCGAGGTGTCCTGCACAGGGACATCAAGCTGGAGAACTTCCTGATCAATATGGACACCTCAGAGCTGAAACTGATCGACTTCGGCTGTGGGGACTGGATCAAGAAAAGTGGCTATCGTGatttttcag GCACCTTTCAGTACTGCCCTCCGGAGTTCTTTCTGAAGGGGAGGTACTACGCCAGTCCTGCAACAGTCTGGTCTCTGGGAGTCCTACTGTTCAGGCTGGTTAATGGACACCTGCCCTTCACAAAGGAGCAGGAAATCGTCGAGGGGCCCCTGTGCTTCAGAGAAGATCTATCCAATG AATGCTGCAGCCTGATTCGAAGGTGTCTGCAGCGAAACCCCACCCAGAGGCCTAAGCTGCATCAGATCTTGCAGCATGACTGGTTCCAGC GTGATGGAAGGAGAGCAGCCTCCAAACccttcagagcagaggagaCAAACCGCCTGACCATCGGCTTCATCGAGAGGTAA